In a genomic window of Blastopirellula marina:
- a CDS encoding class I SAM-dependent methyltransferase, with product MTSREDQSFVRQGFKIGGNEADLFQGTALYYARYRRPYPTEVINYLVETFNLNGEGGLLDVGCGTGQVFLPLASYFQEIVAIDADTQMIAIARQAAIELAIDQVQLHQMRAEELSEDFGMFRLATFGASFHWMDRLRVANRVYDLLDDGGGIVALAYTGIHEGKTEWEAIICKMLEKWLGPKRRAGGGIYQQGERHQTALAQTRFGSATVHDLNVDEVWTTDEIIGFLYSTSYASKGVLGDQAEEFEAELRERLSRLQHDGLFHKSVEYTVISSRK from the coding sequence GTGACCAGTCGCGAAGATCAATCGTTTGTCAGGCAAGGCTTCAAGATTGGCGGGAACGAGGCGGATCTCTTTCAAGGTACCGCTTTGTACTATGCCCGTTATCGCCGTCCTTATCCCACGGAGGTCATCAACTATCTTGTCGAGACCTTCAACCTAAACGGGGAAGGGGGGCTACTCGATGTCGGTTGCGGAACCGGGCAGGTATTCCTACCGTTGGCGTCCTACTTTCAAGAGATTGTCGCGATCGACGCCGACACGCAGATGATCGCGATTGCCCGGCAGGCTGCGATAGAACTTGCTATTGACCAGGTGCAACTCCACCAGATGCGGGCAGAGGAGCTTAGCGAAGATTTTGGTATGTTTCGCCTGGCAACCTTTGGAGCATCGTTCCATTGGATGGACCGTCTGCGAGTAGCCAATCGCGTCTATGATTTACTGGACGACGGTGGCGGAATTGTGGCACTCGCTTATACGGGTATCCATGAAGGAAAAACCGAGTGGGAGGCAATTATCTGCAAGATGCTGGAAAAGTGGCTGGGCCCGAAACGACGCGCCGGCGGAGGAATCTACCAGCAAGGAGAACGTCATCAAACGGCCCTTGCTCAAACGAGATTTGGTTCAGCAACGGTTCATGACTTGAATGTCGACGAAGTATGGACAACGGACGAGATCATTGGCTTTCTATACTCGACTTCGTATGCCTCGAAGGGAGTGCTTGGTGACCAAGCCGAAGAATTTGAAGCGGAATTAAGAGAGCGACTAAGTCGGCTGCAACATGACGGACTATTTCACAAGTCGGTCGAATACACCGTCATCTCGTCGCGCAAATGA